One segment of Nocardioides sp. QY071 DNA contains the following:
- a CDS encoding TIGR03619 family F420-dependent LLM class oxidoreductase: protein MSDLNWTLSVGMVPTGDLPELARAAEAEGWDAISLPDSVFFPEQVSADYPYSGDGKRMWAPDTDMPDPLVTIAALAAVTERIRFRVSVLKLPLRDPLLLAKQVSTLAVLTGERLELGVGLSWMPEEFRFTGTEMRTRGARTDEAIAVLRAVCPGGGPQWAEFHGRHYDFDRLIISPAPQQPLPILVGGHTEPALRRAARLGDGWISANLPAADLPPVIARLTGLREEAGRADVPFSVCVSPVGVADAAGFDDLAAAGATDVWLNPWRMLGHAQADREARLESVAKFAAEFIHR from the coding sequence ATGAGCGACCTCAACTGGACCCTGTCCGTGGGGATGGTGCCGACCGGCGACCTCCCCGAGCTGGCCCGCGCGGCCGAGGCCGAGGGCTGGGACGCGATCAGCCTCCCCGACTCGGTGTTCTTCCCCGAGCAGGTCTCGGCCGACTACCCCTACTCCGGCGACGGCAAGCGGATGTGGGCCCCCGACACCGACATGCCCGACCCGTTGGTCACCATCGCCGCGCTGGCCGCGGTCACCGAGCGGATCCGGTTCCGGGTCTCGGTGCTCAAGCTGCCGCTGCGCGACCCGCTGCTGCTCGCCAAGCAGGTGTCCACGCTCGCCGTGCTCACCGGGGAGCGGCTCGAGCTGGGCGTCGGACTGTCGTGGATGCCCGAGGAGTTCCGCTTCACCGGCACCGAGATGCGCACCCGCGGCGCTCGCACCGACGAGGCGATCGCCGTCCTGCGCGCCGTGTGTCCCGGCGGCGGCCCGCAGTGGGCGGAGTTCCACGGCAGGCACTACGACTTCGACCGGCTGATCATCTCCCCGGCACCGCAGCAGCCGCTGCCGATCCTGGTCGGCGGCCACACCGAGCCCGCCCTGCGTCGCGCCGCGCGCCTCGGCGACGGCTGGATCTCGGCCAACCTCCCGGCCGCCGACCTGCCGCCCGTGATCGCGCGGCTGACCGGGCTGCGCGAGGAGGCGGGGCGGGCCGACGTACCGTTCTCGGTCTGTGTCTCGCCCGTCGGTGTCGCCGACGCGGCCGGCTTCGACGACCTGGCGGCTGCCGGTGCCACGGACGTGTGGCTCAACCCGTGGCGGATGCTCGGTCACGCCCAGGCCGACCGTGAGGCCCGGCTGGAGAGCGTGGCGAAGTTCGCCGCGGAGTTCATCCACCGCTGA
- a CDS encoding DUF3817 domain-containing protein, translating to MNTPTRLFRTVAIAEAITWTGLLLGMFLKYGPAENETGVRIFGMLHGIVFVAYVVTTVVVWVDRRWSAGRGLLALVAAVPPLATLPLEWFAIRKGWLGDAWRLPAGASSSFPDRVVAWLLTNPLRGLGVGLVAVAALTGVALVVGPPGS from the coding sequence ATGAACACCCCCACCCGCCTGTTCCGCACCGTCGCGATCGCCGAGGCGATCACGTGGACGGGGCTGCTGCTCGGCATGTTCCTCAAGTACGGGCCGGCCGAGAACGAGACCGGTGTGCGGATCTTCGGGATGCTGCACGGCATCGTGTTCGTCGCGTACGTCGTCACGACCGTGGTGGTCTGGGTGGACCGGCGCTGGTCGGCGGGACGTGGCCTGCTCGCGCTGGTCGCCGCCGTACCTCCGCTCGCGACGCTGCCGCTCGAGTGGTTCGCGATCCGCAAGGGCTGGTTGGGCGACGCGTGGCGGCTGCCCGCCGGGGCTTCGTCCTCGTTCCCCGATCGCGTCGTCGCGTGGCTGCTCACCAACCCGCTGCGCGGTCTGGGCGTGGGCCTGGTCGCCGTCGCCGCGCTGACCGGCGTCGCGCTGGTCGTGGGCCCGCCCGGATCCTGA
- a CDS encoding siderophore-interacting protein has protein sequence MSKPITLLTVESTEQLSPGMTRIRFSGDLAAFAQSTFTDRYVKLVFGDPAELEAGGRPTLRTYTALEPDVAAGTLTIDFVVHGDEGIAGPWAARAQPGDTIHVRGPGGAYAPDPAADWHLLAGDEAAIPAIRQALAALAEDAQGYVVLQVDGPSYQQPVAAPAGVAVTWLHRSDPSHPGLADAVRALPWREGRVHAFVHGEGQAVMKEIRPYLYGERGVPRADVSISAYWKQGRTEETFRDWKAELARTEEGTS, from the coding sequence GTGAGCAAGCCCATCACGCTGCTGACCGTCGAGTCGACGGAGCAGCTCAGCCCGGGGATGACCCGGATCCGCTTCTCGGGCGACCTGGCCGCCTTCGCGCAGAGCACCTTCACCGACCGCTACGTCAAGCTCGTCTTCGGCGACCCCGCCGAGCTCGAGGCCGGCGGGCGCCCGACGCTGCGCACCTATACCGCGCTCGAGCCCGACGTCGCCGCCGGCACGCTCACCATCGACTTCGTCGTGCACGGTGACGAGGGCATCGCCGGTCCCTGGGCCGCGCGGGCGCAGCCCGGCGACACCATCCACGTCCGCGGGCCGGGCGGCGCCTACGCCCCCGACCCCGCCGCCGACTGGCACCTGCTCGCCGGCGACGAGGCCGCGATCCCCGCGATCCGGCAGGCGCTGGCGGCGCTGGCCGAGGACGCGCAGGGGTACGTCGTGCTGCAGGTCGACGGGCCGTCGTACCAGCAGCCGGTCGCGGCTCCCGCCGGCGTCGCGGTGACCTGGCTGCACCGCTCCGACCCGAGCCACCCCGGCCTGGCCGACGCCGTGCGCGCGCTGCCGTGGCGCGAGGGCCGCGTGCACGCGTTCGTGCACGGCGAGGGGCAGGCCGTGATGAAGGAGATCCGGCCCTACCTGTACGGCGAGCGCGGGGTCCCGCGCGCCGACGTCTCGATCTCCGCGTACTGGAAGCAGGGCCGCACCGAGGAGACCTTCCGCGACTGGAAGGCCGAGCTGGCCCGCACCGAGGAAGGCACGTCATGA
- a CDS encoding isoprenyl transferase, producing the protein MADWKRGARRVLYPAYEARMLRKMPSNLPKHIGVMLDGNRRWARAVGRDTAHGHRAGAANIEPLLGWCDEVGIEVVTLWLLSTDNLNRPAEELEPLLEIIVEAVDSLADQRRWRLHPVGALDLLPDAAAKRLKAAAEATADVDGMIVNVAVAYGGRREIADAVRSLLTEHAALGTPLELLAQQIDIEHIEEHLYTKGQPDPDLVIRTSGEQRLGGFLLWQSAKSEFYFCEAYWPDFRRVDFLRAIRAYAQRERRFGS; encoded by the coding sequence GTGGCGGATTGGAAGCGCGGTGCGCGCAGGGTGCTCTACCCGGCGTACGAGGCACGCATGCTTCGCAAGATGCCGAGCAACCTGCCCAAGCACATCGGCGTCATGCTCGACGGCAACCGGCGCTGGGCCCGGGCGGTCGGTCGCGACACCGCCCACGGGCACCGCGCGGGCGCCGCCAACATCGAGCCGCTGCTCGGCTGGTGCGACGAGGTCGGCATCGAGGTGGTCACCTTGTGGCTGCTGTCCACCGACAACCTCAACCGTCCCGCCGAGGAGCTCGAGCCGCTGCTCGAGATCATCGTCGAGGCCGTCGACTCGCTCGCCGACCAGCGGCGCTGGCGGCTGCACCCGGTGGGCGCCCTCGACCTGCTCCCCGACGCGGCCGCCAAGCGGCTCAAGGCCGCCGCAGAGGCGACGGCCGACGTCGACGGGATGATCGTCAACGTCGCGGTCGCGTACGGCGGTCGCCGCGAGATCGCCGACGCCGTCCGCTCCCTGCTCACCGAGCACGCCGCCCTCGGCACGCCGCTCGAGCTGCTCGCCCAGCAGATCGACATCGAGCACATCGAGGAGCACCTCTACACCAAGGGCCAGCCCGACCCCGACCTGGTGATCCGCACCTCGGGGGAGCAGCGCCTCGGCGGCTTCCTGCTGTGGCAGAGCGCGAAGTCGGAGTTCTACTTCTGCGAGGCGTACTGGCCCGACTTCCGCCGGGTCGACTTCCTGCGCGCGATCCGCGCCTACGCGCAGCGCGAGCGCCGGTTCGGGTCCTGA